A stretch of DNA from Bacillus sp. NP157:
CATGCCCACGCCGAGGAAGGTGACCAGGCCGACCAGCGGACCGAGGATCGGCACGTAGTTGAGCAGGAAGGCCACCGCACCCCACAGCACGGCGTCGGGCAGGCCGAGCGCCCACATGGCCAGGCCGGTCACCACGCCCACGGCGGCATTCATCACGGTGATGGTGACGAGGTAGGACGACACATCCGACTCGACCTGCTGCGAGATGTCGATGACCTGGCGCTTGTCCTTGAAGCGCGGCATCACTTCGACCAGCCGTCGCAGGAAGGTGTCGCCGGAGTTGAGCAGGAAGAACAGGACGAGGAAGGTGGTCAGGAATTCGGAGGCGAAGGTCTGCACGCCGGCGAGGATGGTCGACTGGATATCGGTCGCGCTGGCCGGCGCCGCGCTCGCTGCGGCCGGTGCCGCATGGCCCGCGTCACCCGCGCCGACCATGCCCTTGGCGTGGTCGATCATGCCCTTCAGGCTATCCAGCGGGCCGCTGACCACTTTCACCCGCTCCTGCAGGCGCGGCAGGCCTTCGGGCAGGCGCTTCGCCCAGTTCGCCGCCGGGCCGCTGAGCGCGCTGCCCAGTCCACCAAGGATGCCGAACAAGGCGACGATCATCAGCAACGAGGCCAACACGCGCGGTACCCGCATCCGCTCGAACAGCCGCATCACCGGCTGCAGCAACAGCTTCAGGATGAAGGCCAGCACCACCGGCAGGATCACCTCGCGGGCGACGAACGAGGCCGCCAGCATGGCAAGCACGAACAGCCCACCCAGGAAGACCGTCTTCGGGTCGCTGGGCAGGGGCATCTCGGCATCGTCGACCGCTGCGTCGAGCGCGTCGGAGACCTTGGGTTCGACGGTAGGCGCCGTGTCGGGTGTTGGGCTGTGCATGGATTCCCCCGGATCGTGCGGTAAGCGATGCGGAGTGGAACATGCAGGGTGAGCGAATCGCGTGAAGGCGATGCCATCGCGCGGATGATCCCGTATGGGTACGATCCAGCCTATCCAATGCCTCGACAAGGACACTCCGGCATGAAGTCTGTTTTCCTGCTCCTCGGCGGCATCGTGCTCGGCGCCATCGCCATGGGCGCCCTCGACCGCCACGCCTCGCGCGTCTATGCCGAGGCCACCACCATGCAATCCGCGCAGGTCCTGACCGATAACGCCGTCCATGCCTACGGCGAGGGAAAGCTGGAGCAGGCCGCGGCGTTCGCTAAAGCGTCCAACGCCATCGCCTTGCTGGACCGTGACGCGTGGGACCTGGCATGGCCGTTCCAGGTCGCGTGGTGGAGCGTCGATGGCCGCGACAAGACGCGGCTCGACGCCAACTACAACGCCTACCTGGCGGCTTACCTGTCCGCCCGCATCGGCGATGCCCAGACGGCCGACACCTACTACAAGCTGTTCGACCAGACCGACTGGACGCGCGAGCGACTGGATGCGTCCGCC
This window harbors:
- a CDS encoding AI-2E family transporter; translated protein: MHSPTPDTAPTVEPKVSDALDAAVDDAEMPLPSDPKTVFLGGLFVLAMLAASFVAREVILPVVLAFILKLLLQPVMRLFERMRVPRVLASLLMIVALFGILGGLGSALSGPAANWAKRLPEGLPRLQERVKVVSGPLDSLKGMIDHAKGMVGAGDAGHAAPAAASAAPASATDIQSTILAGVQTFASEFLTTFLVLFFLLNSGDTFLRRLVEVMPRFKDKRQVIDISQQVESDVSSYLVTITVMNAAVGVVTGLAMWALGLPDAVLWGAVAFLLNYVPILGPLVGLVTFLGVGMLSLDPLWKAFMPMILYGAIHVIEGETITPMLLARRFTLNPVLVIISLLFWDWMWGVPGAILAVPMLAITKIVCDRIRPLAAFGHFLEGEKRGIEP